CTTCTGCAACACCGTGAACGGCGCGCCAGCCAAGCGCGCGACTTCCTGGACCCATTGCTCGCTTTCCGCATCGGGTCCGATCAACACGGGACGGTCCACATGGGCTGCGACCCAGGCCGCGATGGCGGGCGCGGACTGGACCACACGGGTCGGCACCCGGTAGACCTCGCCGAGCGAGCGGTAGCGGTGCAGATGGGGATCGACGGTGACGACACCGTCGAACACCGTCGACACCAGCGCAGCAAACGTGCGGGACGTGATGGCTTCGCCCGTGTTGAAGCGCCGGTCCTGACGCAGGTACGCCAGGTACGGGGCAGCCAGCAACACGCGGGTGGCGCCGAGGTCGCGCGCTGCGTCCGCGGCGAACAACAAGGGCAGCGCCTTGGCGTCCGGCTGTGCCAGGCTGGCCACGATCACGACGGTGCGGCCGGTGACGTCGGCGTCCAGCCGCACCAGCGACTCGCCGTCCGGGAACCGGTGCAGTTGCAGGGCAGCCCGCTGCGCGCCCAACGCCCGGATCAGTCCATCGGCGAAGTCTTCGTCGCCCGGCAGGTGAAAAACGAGAGGTTTCATAGGTTCTCCAAAATCTGGAAGATCGGTGGGCGCGAGCGGACGAACTGCAGCGCATAGGCCAGCTCGCCCGGCGCCTGGGCGTGCAGCGTGAAGAGCGGCTGTCCCGCTTCGACCTGGTCGCCCAGGCGCGCATGCACGTCGATGCCGGCGGCAGCGGCGGTCGGTGCTCCGGCGAGCTTGGCCGCCCGCGCGAGCAGCCGGTTGTCGATTCGGGAGACCCGTCCCGTGGACGGCGATGCGACGGTGTGCCGATGCGTTGCCACCGGGATGCTGCGCAGGCCGCCCTGCTCAGCGCAGATCGCCTGGAACGTGGCCCAGGCGCGGCCGTCGGCCAGCACCTGCGTGGCGAGCGTCAGGCCGCCGCCGGCGGGCGCTGCACCGCCCATTTCGAGGATGTCCGCCGCCAGCCGCAACGCTCGCTCCCGCAGGTCGGCCGGGGCCTCGGGCGTCCCTTGCAGGACGGCCAGCACGTCGCGGGCCTCCAGTGCCGGGCCGATCCCGCGGCCGACCGGCTGCTCACCATCGGTGACGCGCAAGGCCACGTGCAGGCCGATGGCGCTGCCCACCTCCTGCAGGCGCCGACCGAGCGCCGCCGCGGCCTGCGCGCTGCGCACTTTGGCGGTGGCACCCACGGGCAGGTCGATCAGCACATGGGTCGAGCCCGCGGCGGCCTTCTTGGACAGGACCGAGGCGACGAGCTGGCCCTCGCTGTCCAGGTCCAGCGGCCGCTCGACGCGGATGAGGATGTCGTCGGCGGGGCTGAGCCGTACCGAGCCGCCCCAGACGATGCAGCCGCCCGTGCGTTCGACCACGCGCCGCATGCTCGGCACATCCAGGTTCACCGGCGCCAGCACCTCCATCGTGTCGGCCGTCCCGGCCGGCGAGGTGATGGCGCGCGAGGAGGTCTTGGGCATCGTGAGGCCGCAGGCGGCCACGATGGGCACCACGAGCAGGGTCGTGCGGTTGCCGGGCAGGCCGCCGACGCAATGCTTGTCCACCACCAGCGGGCGCCCCCAATCGATGCGGTCACCGACGCCAATCATGGCGTTCGTGAGCGAGACGGTCTCCGCGAGGTCCAGGCGATCGCCGGCGCAGGCGGTGATGAAGGTGGCCAGATGCAGGTCCGAGTAATGGCCCGCCGCGACGTCGGAGATGATGGCGCTGAACTCGGCATCGCCCAGGGCATTGCCGTAGACCTTGGCCCGGACATGGCTGAGCGAATCCAGCGGCGGTGCATGGGTCACCGTGACCAGCTGGCCCGGCTGCGCCCCCAGCGACGCCCATGCCGATTCGGACAGGCCAGCGACGTTCTCGGCCAGCCAATTCCCATCGACGACGCTGAGCGTCGCCACGATGCTGCGGCGGCCGGCCGTCAGCTGCACGCGCGCCTGGGTCGTGAAACCCTCCGACCGGCAGACAGGGCAGTCGCGCCGCATGTAGACCACCGGCTCCTGATGGGTGTCGATGCCGGTGCGCCACGCCTGCAGCGTGTTCACGCCATCCTCTCCGGTGCCGGTCTCGTGCAGGTGCGCCGTCATACCAGATCCACCGTCTGCAGGTACTCGGGCACGGCAACCGACCAGCCCAGTTCATGGTCGATCCGCGCGCGCAGCGCATCGGCCGCCTCCGGCTCGCCGTGGGTCACGAAGGTTCGGCGCGGTGTTTGCGTGAAGCCGCGCATCCACGCGAGGATCTCGTCGGCATCGGCGTGGGCGGAAAGGTTGTCGAGCGAGGCCACCTCGGCGCGGATCGGCACGTCCTGGCCATGGATGCGGACGGTGGACGCGCCGTGCACGATCGCGGCGCCACGGGTGCCGCCCGCCTGGTAGCCGGCGAACAGGATGGTGTTGCGATGGTCGGGCGCGAATGACTTGAGGTGGTGCACCACGCGTCCTCCCGTGGCCATGCCACTGGCGGAGATGATGACCATCGGTCCACGACCGGCGCTGAGCGCCTTGGACTCCTCGACCTTGTTGACGATCTTCGCGGCATGGCACATGCCCTCGCATTCCTCGGGCGAGAGCCGGTGCTCGTCGCGATGGGCGTGGTACAGCCGTGTGGCATCGATGGCCATCGGGCTGTCCAGGTACACGGGCAGGTGCTGGTGGACGCGCCCTTGCTTCTTGAGCTGGTAGATGCCGTACATCAGGCTCTGCGCTCGGCCGACAGCGAACGCTGGGATGACCACGACCCCTCCACGGGCGGCCGTCTTGTTGATGACAGTCTCCAGCTGCGCCAGTGCGTCGGACGCTTCATGCTTGCGGTTGCCGTAGGTGGATTCCACCAGCAGGTAGTCGGCGCCGGGGACCTGCACCGGCGGGCGCAGCACCGGGTCGTTGGGCCGGCCGATGTCGCCGGAGAAGAGCACGGATCGCCGGCCGTCGTTGAGGTGCACGAAGGCCGAGCCGAGCATGTGCCCGGAAGGCGTCAACCGCGCGGTGAGTCCGGGCAGCGCCTCGAAGTCCTGAGAGAACGGACGTGGCGCGAACAGCTTCAGGCAGCGCTCGGCGTCCTCACGGGTGTACAGCGGCAGCGCGGGCTGGTGTTTGGAGAAACCGTGCCGGTTGGCGAACTTCGCCTCTTCCTCCTGCAGATGGCCGCTGTCGGTGAGCAGGATCTTGCACAGCTCGTGCGTCGCGGACGTGCAGTAAACCCGGCCGCGAAAGCCTTGTCGCGCCAGCAGTGGCAGGTAGCCGCTGTGGTCGATGTGGGCGTGGGTGAGCACGACCGCGTCGACGGTCTTGGGCGCGACCGGCAGCGGCTCCCAGTTGCGCAGGCGCAGCTGCTTGAATCCCTGGAACAGGCCGCAGTCCACCAGAATGGTCGCGTCGCCATGGCGCAGCAGGTATTTGGAACCGGTCACGGTGCCGGTGGCACCCAGAAACTGAAGTTGCATGGTAGGTCTCCAAGGATGTTGTCGTTCAAAGAAGGACCGGCCGATCCGGCAACTCGTTGCCGTGGTCCGCGCCCCGCGGAAAATGCTGCGCCAGCAGGTGGCTGACGGCCACGATGCCTTCCAGGGCTCCGGCCTCGAAGCGTCCCTGCGCAAACTGGGCTTCCATGCGCTGGCACACAGCCGACCACCTTTCGGCACCGCAACAGGCATGGATGCCGCGATCGGCCACGATCTCCACGGCCCGGTCGGCCAGCAGCACGTAGATCAGGACGCCGCTGTTGTGCGCCGTATCCCACACACCCAGGCGTGCGAACAGGTCCAGCGCCCGCTCGCCCGGCGATTGGTTGCGCCACAGTGGCGATCCGTCCAGCGCACCCTCGACCACGAAGCGCAGTTGGCCCCCATGCTGGAACTCTCCCGTGCGGATGGCCTGCTCGATCGCATCCAGGGCACGCGGGGGGAAGGCGCGGCGGACTGCGCGATCCGTGGTCGCAAGGTGGCGAAGAAGTCGTTGCATGTTCATCTCACCACCGTCCTGACGCGCCGCCGCCACCGAAGCCGCCGCCGCCGCCGCGGAATCCACCGCCACCACCGCCCAATCCTCCGCCCGGCCAGCCGCCTCCCCGGTGGCGCCCGTGCAGGCCGCCGTGGCCACCCATGCCGATGCGCAGCAGCGTGACGAGAAATCCCGCCAGTCCAGCCACCGCGGCCACCGCGAAGGTGCCCACCAACAGCCACGCAGCGGCACCCAGCACGCCAGCCGTGACCAGGGAGCCTGGAAGGCGGCCGAGGGCGTTGCGCAGCACTCCGCCCAGCATCAGGGCCGCGACGAACAGGAAGGGCCAGGCCTGCCCGATGTCGTTGGTCTGCCCCTGCCGCCGTGGGTCCGCCGCAGGCAGGGCCTCGCCATCGATCACCCGCATGATCTGTTCGGCGCCTGCGGCGATGCCGCCGTCGAAATCGCCCTGGCGAAAGCGCGGCGTGATCACCTCGTCGATGATGCGCCGCGACACCACGTCGCTCAGCCCACCCTCGATGCCGTATCCGACTTCGATGCGCACGGTGCGGTCGTCCTTGGCCACCAGGAGCAACGCGCCGTCGTCCACCTTGCGACGGCCGAGCTTCCATTGCTCTACCACCCGCAGGGCGTACTGCTCGACGGGTTCGGGCCGCGTCGAGCGGACCATCAGCACGGCGATCTGCACGCCCTTGCGTTGCTCGAAGGCCCGAAGCTGCGCATCCAGCGCGGCGACACGATCGGCGGCGAGCGTTCCCGTGAGATCGGTGACGCGCGCCTGCAGCGGGGGAACGGCGACCAACTCCTGCGCGGACGCGACCGAAAGGAACAGGCTCAGCAGCAGCCAGGCCAGAGCGGGGGCCAGCCGAAGAGGGGCCGCCGGAGAGAGCACCGCTGTTCTGGGCGTTCTCATGTCAGGGGCGCGCCGCCGGCGCCGAGGCGCCGAAATCGACCTGTGGCGGCGCCGCCATGGCCTTCTCGTCGGCGACCGAGAAATTGGGCTTGACGTCGTAGCTGAACAGCTTGGCCGTGATGTTGGTCGGGAAGCTGCGCGTGAGCACGTTGTAATCCTGCACCGCCTTCACGTAGCGCCCACGCGCCACGGTGATGCGGTTCTCCGTGCCCTCAAGTTGGGCACGCAGGTCTTGAAAAGCCTGGTTCGCCTTGAGTTGCGGGTAGTTCTCGCTCACCACCAGCAGCCGGCTCAGCGCGCCGGACAGTTCGCCCTGTGCCGCCTGGAACTTCTGGAACGCCTCGGGGTTGTTGACGAGTTCCGGCGTGGCCTGGATCGAGGTCGCCTTCGCGCGGGCCTCGACCACCCGGGTCAGCGTCTCCTGCTCGAAGTTGGTCTCGCCCTTGACGGTCGCGACGATGTTGGGGATCAGGTCGGCGCGCCGCTGGTACTGGTTCAGCACCTCGGACCAGGCGGACTTGGTCTGCTCGTCCAGCCGCTGGAAGTCGTTGTAGCCGCATCCGCTCAGCGACAGGGCAAGCGCTGCGAGCAGGGACATCAGGATCAGTCTCATGGTTCGGTTTCCGTGGAAGTGAGAAAAGTGCGGGACGGTGAAGCGCTCACCAGGACGGGGTTGGCTGGCCACCAATGCCGCGGAATGAGCAGCAGCGCGAGTGTGGCGGCCAGTGGAATCGACAGCCACGCAAAGGTGCTCTGCATCACAGCGCCGAATAGCCATCCGCTGGTGGCCGATCCCAGTGTTTGTCCGAGGCCGGCTGCCGCGGCGAGCCCTCCCATCGCGATACCGAGCCGCCGCGCCGAGGTGCCGGCAGCGAGGTAGGCCAGGGTGGGGAGCACAAGACCCGTGCCCGCAGCCATGAAACTCACGCCGACGTACAGCCACATCTCGCTGCCATGGCGGGCCAGCATCAGGAGCCCGGCGATGCCCAGGACCATGCCGCAGGCCAGTACGCGGCGTGGGTCGGCGCGCTCCAGCAGGCCGGTGAAGAACAGCACCGCGTTGACGCCCAGCATCACCAGACTGCACTCGGCGAACATCAACGACACCTCTCGGGAGGAGAGATCGGGGTGGCGCTGGCCCTGCAGCACGATGCCGAGTTCAAAGCCGGCAAGCACGAACATGACCACACCGTTGAGAATCCAGAGCGCCAGGGAGCGGCTCCGGGGTGCTCCGTCGTGATCGGCTGCGTCCGCCTCTCCAAGGGAGGAAGGTGCGGGAAGCGTTGCGGCCAGGCCCAGCATCATCAGCGCGCCGAGCGCGGCCGAGAGTGCGATCACGAGCGTGGTCGATGAGCCCTGTACCAGCACGCTCAAGAAGCCCAGGCCGACAAGCCGTTCTGCAGCGGTGTTCAGGCCGGGGCCGAACAGGAACCCGAGCAGCGACATCGCACCCAGCCATGCAAAGCGCCTGGCGCGAATCGATTCTGGGGTGTACTGCGCGACGAGCGCCGGCACCACCGGCACGACCGCGGCCACAAAAAAGCCCGTCGCGCCGCGCAGCGCATAGATGCCGACCACGCCCAGGGACTCGGGGCGCAGCAGCGGGAGCAGGCTGGCCACGTAGCCGATCAGGCCCACCAGCAACACGCGGGCACGCCCCAGCCTGTCCGCCAGCATGCCCCACAGGGGCGCACCCAGCAGGATGCCCGCCGTGTAGATGCCGCTGAGGTAGCCGACATGGCGCGCAAGCGCCGCAGGATCCGCGTCGCCCATCAAGGGCCGCAGCCAGTCGGGGATCAAGGGCATCAGTGCCCCATATCCGGCCGAGACGACGAATACGGCCGCAGCGAGCCAACCCAGCTGCGCGACGCCGAGGTCTTGCTGGCGGGTGGGCCCGGATTCGCGCGGTGATCGCATGGCGCGGCTCTCTACCATGGTGGCCCGCCGCTCAGGCTGACGCGGCCGCTGGGACA
This Cupriavidus nantongensis DNA region includes the following protein-coding sequences:
- a CDS encoding ribose-phosphate pyrophosphokinase, which encodes MKPLVFHLPGDEDFADGLIRALGAQRAALQLHRFPDGESLVRLDADVTGRTVVIVASLAQPDAKALPLLFAADAARDLGATRVLLAAPYLAYLRQDRRFNTGEAITSRTFAALVSTVFDGVVTVDPHLHRYRSLGEVYRVPTRVVQSAPAIAAWVAAHVDRPVLIGPDAESEQWVQEVARLAGAPFTVLQKIRRGDKDVEVSLPDTAALADRQPVLIDDIVSSARTMIQAIASVRSVGLPPPVCIGVHALFAADAYHALLAAGPQRVVTCDTVPHVSNGISVVAPLATAVQELMEAGAP
- a CDS encoding thymidine phosphorylase family protein; its protein translation is MTAHLHETGTGEDGVNTLQAWRTGIDTHQEPVVYMRRDCPVCRSEGFTTQARVQLTAGRRSIVATLSVVDGNWLAENVAGLSESAWASLGAQPGQLVTVTHAPPLDSLSHVRAKVYGNALGDAEFSAIISDVAAGHYSDLHLATFITACAGDRLDLAETVSLTNAMIGVGDRIDWGRPLVVDKHCVGGLPGNRTTLLVVPIVAACGLTMPKTSSRAITSPAGTADTMEVLAPVNLDVPSMRRVVERTGGCIVWGGSVRLSPADDILIRVERPLDLDSEGQLVASVLSKKAAAGSTHVLIDLPVGATAKVRSAQAAAALGRRLQEVGSAIGLHVALRVTDGEQPVGRGIGPALEARDVLAVLQGTPEAPADLRERALRLAADILEMGGAAPAGGGLTLATQVLADGRAWATFQAICAEQGGLRSIPVATHRHTVASPSTGRVSRIDNRLLARAAKLAGAPTAAAAGIDVHARLGDQVEAGQPLFTLHAQAPGELAYALQFVRSRPPIFQILENL
- a CDS encoding MBL fold metallo-hydrolase — protein: MQLQFLGATGTVTGSKYLLRHGDATILVDCGLFQGFKQLRLRNWEPLPVAPKTVDAVVLTHAHIDHSGYLPLLARQGFRGRVYCTSATHELCKILLTDSGHLQEEEAKFANRHGFSKHQPALPLYTREDAERCLKLFAPRPFSQDFEALPGLTARLTPSGHMLGSAFVHLNDGRRSVLFSGDIGRPNDPVLRPPVQVPGADYLLVESTYGNRKHEASDALAQLETVINKTAARGGVVVIPAFAVGRAQSLMYGIYQLKKQGRVHQHLPVYLDSPMAIDATRLYHAHRDEHRLSPEECEGMCHAAKIVNKVEESKALSAGRGPMVIISASGMATGGRVVHHLKSFAPDHRNTILFAGYQAGGTRGAAIVHGASTVRIHGQDVPIRAEVASLDNLSAHADADEILAWMRGFTQTPRRTFVTHGEPEAADALRARIDHELGWSVAVPEYLQTVDLV
- a CDS encoding TPM domain-containing protein yields the protein MNMQRLLRHLATTDRAVRRAFPPRALDAIEQAIRTGEFQHGGQLRFVVEGALDGSPLWRNQSPGERALDLFARLGVWDTAHNSGVLIYVLLADRAVEIVADRGIHACCGAERWSAVCQRMEAQFAQGRFEAGALEGIVAVSHLLAQHFPRGADHGNELPDRPVLL
- a CDS encoding TPM domain-containing protein, which gives rise to MRTPRTAVLSPAAPLRLAPALAWLLLSLFLSVASAQELVAVPPLQARVTDLTGTLAADRVAALDAQLRAFEQRKGVQIAVLMVRSTRPEPVEQYALRVVEQWKLGRRKVDDGALLLVAKDDRTVRIEVGYGIEGGLSDVVSRRIIDEVITPRFRQGDFDGGIAAGAEQIMRVIDGEALPAADPRRQGQTNDIGQAWPFLFVAALMLGGVLRNALGRLPGSLVTAGVLGAAAWLLVGTFAVAAVAGLAGFLVTLLRIGMGGHGGLHGRHRGGGWPGGGLGGGGGGFRGGGGGFGGGGASGRW
- a CDS encoding LemA family protein; amino-acid sequence: MRLILMSLLAALALSLSGCGYNDFQRLDEQTKSAWSEVLNQYQRRADLIPNIVATVKGETNFEQETLTRVVEARAKATSIQATPELVNNPEAFQKFQAAQGELSGALSRLLVVSENYPQLKANQAFQDLRAQLEGTENRITVARGRYVKAVQDYNVLTRSFPTNITAKLFSYDVKPNFSVADEKAMAAPPQVDFGASAPAARP